The Pontibacter pudoricolor genome contains a region encoding:
- the rsmG gene encoding 16S rRNA (guanine(527)-N(7))-methyltransferase RsmG: MTAIRTLLSGYFPELTEDQLQKYERMGELYEEWNQKINVISRKDMDQIGVHHILHSLGIAKVVRFPAHTSVLDVGTGGGLPGLPLAIMFPDVKFHLVDSIGKKIHVVQEIARELHLQNVTAEHVRAEQVREKFDFVVSRAVTRLANFWPWVMNSFKKTSSPVEGLYYLKGGDLEEEIAESGLITKQFNLSDYFTEEFFETKKVVYVPLK, translated from the coding sequence ATGACTGCCATCCGCACTTTACTGTCAGGTTACTTTCCAGAGCTTACCGAAGATCAGCTACAAAAGTATGAGCGCATGGGCGAACTATACGAGGAGTGGAATCAGAAGATAAATGTCATTTCGCGCAAAGACATGGATCAGATCGGGGTGCATCATATTCTGCATTCGCTGGGCATAGCTAAAGTAGTCCGGTTTCCGGCGCATACGTCGGTGCTGGATGTGGGTACCGGAGGTGGCTTGCCGGGCTTGCCGCTCGCTATCATGTTCCCGGATGTGAAATTCCATCTGGTAGATTCGATTGGCAAAAAGATACACGTGGTGCAGGAAATTGCCCGCGAGCTGCATTTGCAGAATGTTACCGCAGAGCATGTGAGAGCGGAGCAGGTGCGTGAAAAATTTGACTTTGTAGTTAGCCGTGCTGTTACCCGTTTAGCTAACTTCTGGCCCTGGGTTATGAATAGTTTTAAGAAAACGAGCTCGCCTGTAGAGGGGCTGTATTATTTAAAAGGCGGCGACCTGGAAGAAGAGATTGCAGAATCGGGTTTAATAACCAAACAATTTAACCTCAGCGATTATTTTACAGAAGAATTCTTCGAGACGAAGAAGGTAGTGTACGTGCCCTTGAAGTAG